The following proteins are co-located in the Desulfatitalea tepidiphila genome:
- a CDS encoding CBS domain-containing protein has protein sequence MKDLKASDVMVRPVVAAKKNAQARDVALQLLDGLYSGMPVTDDNDAVIGVVSELDILDAVLKEKQLEKITAGEIMTPNPVTADVATPLADIVKLMKKKNIIRLPITAEGKLVGVVARCDILKTLIEPEFVTYM, from the coding sequence ATGAAGGATTTAAAAGCATCGGACGTGATGGTAAGACCGGTGGTCGCCGCCAAAAAGAATGCCCAGGCCAGGGATGTGGCGCTTCAACTCCTGGACGGGCTATACAGCGGCATGCCCGTTACCGACGATAATGATGCCGTGATCGGGGTCGTTTCAGAATTGGATATTCTGGACGCCGTTTTGAAAGAGAAGCAACTGGAGAAAATCACTGCCGGAGAGATCATGACCCCAAATCCGGTCACGGCGGACGTGGCGACTCCCCTGGCCGACATCGTGAAACTCATGAAGAAAAAAAATATCATCCGGCTCCCCATCACGGCCGAGGGGAAGCTGGTGGGCGTCGTCGCCAGGTGCGACATCCTCAAGACGCTCATCGAACCTGAATTCGTCACCTATATGTAG
- a CDS encoding phosphoribosyltransferase has translation MNILHRGKIFEIQNLRDKVRVFTGREHAGRVLAGMLDAYRETDTMVLAIPSGGVPVGAVLAERLHLPLEVAVVSKITLPWNSEAGYGAVAFDGTVRINEELLPVLQLSEMQKSEGLEKTRQKVARRVLKFRESIPMPHLGGRNAILVDDGLASGFTLLVAVAAVRRMYPEKLVVAVPTGSAERLPKVAREVDELFCANVRGGWSFAVAEAYEHWFDLDEEDAVQMVRAYQKRFEQSRIGP, from the coding sequence ATGAACATCCTTCATCGTGGTAAAATTTTCGAAATTCAGAATCTTCGCGACAAGGTGCGCGTGTTTACCGGTCGCGAACATGCCGGCCGGGTATTGGCAGGTATGCTCGACGCCTACCGGGAAACCGACACAATGGTCCTGGCCATACCATCGGGGGGCGTACCGGTCGGTGCCGTCTTGGCCGAACGACTGCACTTGCCCCTGGAGGTGGCGGTAGTCAGCAAGATCACGCTGCCCTGGAATAGCGAGGCGGGCTATGGGGCTGTGGCATTCGACGGAACGGTGCGTATCAACGAAGAATTACTGCCTGTTCTGCAACTGTCCGAAATGCAGAAATCCGAAGGGTTGGAAAAGACCCGGCAGAAAGTGGCGCGCCGGGTGCTGAAGTTCCGAGAAAGCATCCCCATGCCCCACCTTGGGGGTCGAAACGCCATTCTCGTGGACGACGGGTTGGCTTCCGGTTTTACCCTTCTGGTGGCGGTGGCGGCCGTGCGCCGCATGTATCCTGAGAAGCTGGTCGTCGCCGTGCCCACCGGCAGCGCCGAACGGTTGCCGAAAGTGGCGCGGGAAGTCGACGAACTCTTCTGTGCCAACGTCCGCGGCGGGTGGTCTTTTGCCGTGGCCGAGGCTTATGAGCACTGGTTTGACCTGGACGAAGAGGATGCGGTACAGATGGTGCGGGCCTATCAGAAGAGATTCGAGCAGTCACGGATCGGCCCCTGA
- a CDS encoding DUF3786 domain-containing protein yields MALSVVDLYARVLPRTNCGECGYPTCMAFASMVVSKKLPLKGCPHLSAEAVARYQPELDAQHAAGKWTQRDLSADALAWARERAASMNLADLPARIGGELTEVDDRPILVLPYFRGVIHIGREGIRTADGGELGRWEQVFILNHMAQGGSRRPTGRWKSLQEIPNTVSKIKSMHSHVEEPLRERFAGQKEKLAAAARSVGGVDVTAETESVDLAFRFQPLPRVPVMLLFWDGDKRSGFGAEVKLSFDETITEHLDIESIMFLSEHLAQLLLNR; encoded by the coding sequence ATGGCGTTATCGGTAGTAGATCTCTACGCCCGGGTTCTGCCACGCACCAACTGCGGTGAGTGTGGTTACCCGACGTGTATGGCGTTTGCCAGTATGGTCGTCTCCAAAAAGCTCCCCCTAAAGGGATGTCCTCATTTATCGGCGGAGGCCGTGGCACGATACCAGCCTGAGCTCGATGCCCAGCATGCCGCCGGCAAATGGACCCAGCGCGATCTGTCCGCCGATGCCCTCGCCTGGGCCAGAGAACGCGCCGCTTCGATGAATTTAGCAGACCTTCCTGCGCGCATTGGCGGCGAGTTGACCGAAGTCGATGATCGACCGATACTGGTGCTGCCCTATTTCCGGGGAGTGATCCATATCGGCCGGGAAGGTATCCGAACGGCCGATGGCGGTGAACTGGGCCGATGGGAGCAGGTCTTCATCCTCAACCACATGGCCCAGGGCGGGTCCCGACGGCCCACCGGACGGTGGAAATCCCTTCAAGAGATCCCCAACACCGTTTCCAAGATCAAATCAATGCACTCCCACGTAGAAGAGCCTTTGCGGGAACGCTTTGCCGGACAAAAGGAGAAGTTGGCCGCTGCGGCACGATCTGTCGGCGGGGTCGATGTGACGGCCGAAACCGAATCGGTCGACCTGGCGTTTCGCTTTCAACCCCTGCCCCGGGTGCCGGTGATGCTGCTCTTCTGGGATGGCGACAAGCGTTCGGGATTCGGAGCCGAAGTCAAACTATCCTTTGATGAAACGATCACCGAACATCTGGACATCGAATCGATCATGTTCCTGAGCGAACACCTGGCCCAATTGCTGTTGAACCGTTGA
- a CDS encoding host attachment protein encodes MSQHLIVVVNRELARFFTLEPVEFPELESGPRIKTLAQLENHELKESREIFTDSKTGRGAAPQGGGVHGYDDKREQHLDEFRRRFAAKVFDHIQKVAKAEHSRTIILTASARMRRFLYPEIDTLEQKGFRIHKLSKNMINFSPEKIHAYLAECDVIPAKSLK; translated from the coding sequence ATGAGCCAACACCTTATCGTGGTCGTCAATCGGGAGCTGGCACGCTTTTTTACGCTCGAGCCGGTCGAGTTTCCTGAGTTGGAATCCGGGCCTAGAATCAAGACTTTGGCCCAACTCGAAAACCACGAGCTCAAAGAGAGCAGGGAAATTTTTACAGACTCGAAGACCGGCCGCGGTGCAGCCCCCCAAGGAGGCGGCGTCCATGGGTATGACGACAAGCGGGAGCAGCACCTCGATGAATTCAGACGACGTTTTGCCGCCAAGGTCTTCGATCATATTCAGAAAGTTGCCAAGGCCGAACATTCTCGAACGATTATTTTGACGGCATCTGCACGCATGCGCCGGTTCTTGTACCCCGAGATCGATACGCTTGAACAGAAAGGCTTCCGGATCCACAAGCTTTCAAAGAACATGATCAACTTCTCCCCGGAAAAAATACATGCATACCTGGCTGAATGCGACGTGATTCCGGCCAAATCCTTGAAGTGA